agtcaagtacctagttacttaaacagatttagaaaaaaaaaactcagaaaaatcaaatatgaagtcaagtacctggttacttaaacagatttagaaaaaaaaaacccagaaaaatcaaatatgaagttcaaaatcagatgtgaaaaagaagaaaactagatttgaagaaagaaaaagaagaataagaaagaccaaataagaagaagaagaaagaaagaagacgaagaaaaagaagaaagaaagaaagaaagaaagaagaagaagaagaagaagaagaagaagaagaaaatcagtTCTTCGTCGTCGTCGGGGCAGCAGCGGAGGTAGGATCGCCGGAGGAAATCTGAGATGGCCATTGAATTGGGAAGAAATCTGAGATGGCCATTGAATtgggaaagagaaagaaagaaatgagaagaagagagagagatcgCGAGGAGAGAAcagaaaataagataattaagtCTATGGTAATTTATATactatattttaaacttttttttttcaaaacttaccatattttgtacaattattttttttcccataaatttagaaattatatatatttttttcatatttatgtaaacttctcttATGTGTACCATATGATTACTCATAAAAATTAACAACCCCAAAATTTGGTGTCATAATACCACgtcattttatttttaattattaatatttattgttatgTCAGTTATAACACCAAATTTTGGAAACACTTGATATATACACTAGAAACGACGTAATATTTGAGAACTCAAAACATTAATTCCTTTCTCCGGCGATAGTGAACCACCGTGACATTGTATTCCACTATAGCATCACCACTAGTCGCATTAAACCAATGCGTCTTAGCAATAGCATAGCCCCGCGCCAACCGGAAAATCCCAGTTTCGCCAACAACCGGCATCTCCCTCACTGGGTTCAAAGCAGCGTTTCGACCAAGAATGCTGATCGAGCTCCCATTGTATTCACCCTCCGTAAATGCAAAGCTCATGGCCATAACCAGCCCAAGCTCCTGCTGTCCCGCAGACCCGTACAGCCCTTGTGCCCGACCCACGAGCTTCGATTTCGGGTCGGGCGTCTCGGTTAACGGGTCGTCAGCCATAACCAGAGCTCCAAATGAAGCCGGAGACTTCTCAGTGTCAGCTGCCTTAGCCACCCTCACCGCGGTTGGTGTCTTGCCACTCACTATGTCGTGGAAGTAGAATTGGAGGTTGGTGACTTTCTCATCATCATGATCATCCTTGGTGGCTGCTTCGAGCACATCAATAACCATTGTGGAGATCAAAACAATCACGAGCACCATCACTACGACACTGTGTTTTGCCATTATGTGTTTTCTCACTTCGTTTTTCAAAGACTAATTATAGAGCATATATAGTAAGAAACTAGCTAGGGTGGCCGGCTCTTTATAGAGCAATGAGGATTTAGAGTAGTTGAACTAAAACAATTGAAAGAAAATATAGTGTTGGTGAATGGTAAGTAGTTTTGGTTTTGTGGTCCACcctttttatatattattgggCTGGTGACCAATCCGTTTACGAAAAGAGGTGTGGTTTCTTTTTGCCACAGCTGGAATAGTATGGTGCCCATTTTCTATGTTTATTGAATACATAGTATGCTCAAAGTCATTATGAGTTTCTTTTAAAGAAtatcaaattatattataaagaaaatgaaaggttttacCATAAAGTAGAAAACCAATTTTGTCACGTAAATACTATTATATATAAACCCAATAAACCCTAGTCATCTATAGGCAGATACCAATTATTGCACAAAGGACATATTAATAATGTTGAAACTTGACATCGTACTCCAATTATTGATTAAAATTTCGTTCTCAAAGTAATAATTGGGCATGAGATTGATAAAAGCTTTAATTTTGGCTGTTAAAAGTAAGTGGTTTTGGTCCCCAAATTCTGTGCTCCTTGTACATCTTTTCAAAATTTACACCATTCAAATAAAATGTATAATTAAGAGCTTTAAAGACCATATTAAAAAAACAGAGTGTTGGGGTGATTAGGACCTGCACAACACAGCCAATACAGTGCACAAAGAATAACAATAAAGAAGAACAAGTAATAGACAATTAAACAAACCCAAAAGTAATCAAaagtaaaacacaaaagaaagaacaccaagaataatACTTGGTTCAGATACAACCAGTTTGGTTGATCCTACATCTAAGGCTAGGCAGCAATGCCTAAGTCAAATCCACTATATCTGAAACTAAATTATACCCTCCAAGCTCACAAGATTACAACAACACTCATCCAACTTCTCTTGAAACACTCTCTCACTAGAGTATTACAACACAGTTCTTGCTCTCAGCCAAAACTCTCAGAAATTGAATACTCTTAGGTTGATCaggcctaaaactatatatagggTCGAGATACAAGAACTAAAGAGACAAACAGAAACTAACAACAATTAGTTAGTCTGTTACAACTTACTGGTGTCCACGCAGATGCAACTAGAGAAAATGTAGATGCAACTGAAAACAGCAGACTACTGTGAGCTTTTATTTGCTAATCTTTTGATTGGTTGAGGAAAGAAGTCATAATCTTCACAATTCTCCACCTTGACTTCTTATTCCGAAACAGGGTTCAGTGGATTAGACAATGCTGCCTTAGCTTTAGCTCTAAGGGATTCCCATCTTGATGCCAAGCAAGTTCAAGGCCGAAGTGAACTTGCTCACGGGTATGAGCTTAGTCATCATATCAGCTGGGTTAATCTCAGTGGATATCTTCACAATCTTGACAAGTTGTTTTGAGACAATATCCCTGAGAAAATGGAGCTTAACATCTATGTGTTTCGTTCTTTCATGAAACACAGTATTCTTAGACAAATGTATTGCACTTTGTGAATCACAATGTACAATCACATGATCTTGTCTAAATCCCAGCTCACTCATCATCCCTTTTAACCAAAGAGCTTCTTTTACTACTTCTGTGAGAGCTATGTATTATGCTTCAGTCGAGGAGAGAGCCACAACATGTTGTAAATCAGACTTCCAGCTTACAACATTCCCTCCAACAGTGAAAACATACCCagataaagatcttcttttatcaTAATCTCCAGCAAAATCTGAGTCACAATACCCCATAACTTCACATTGTTTTTGGTCTGACTTTGTGTACAAAATCTGTAGGTTTGCAGTGCCCTTCATGTACCTTAGTAACCATTTCACAGCTTGCCAATGTTCCAAGCTTGGTTTGTTCATAAACCTACTAACCAAACCAATTCCATATGCTAAATCAAGTCTTGTTGATACCATAGCATACATAATGCTACCAACAGCATTAGCATAAGGaactcccttcatcttttcttcttcaaaagaTGTTTCTTCTTCTGTAAGAGACTTTAGCTTGAAGTGGGCTCCAATGAGAGTGTTGACAGATCTGGCTTCCTTTTGATCAAACATTCCCACTACCTTCTTGACATATCCTTCTTGAGACAATCTCAACATGCCCTTATTTTGTCTCTAGATATCTCTATTCCCAAAATCTTGACAGCTGCCCCTAAATACTTCATATCAAATTCTTGACTTAGCATCTCCTTGAGCCTTTCCATTTATGATCTGTGTTTACATGCTAtaagcatatcatccacatagattAACAAGTAGATGTAGCTTCCATCTTCAAGAACTTTTAAGTAAACACAACTATCAAACTTTGATCTTTGAAATTTCTGTCTTAGCATAAAATCATCAAATCTGAAGTACCATTGTCTTGGTGACTGTTTCAAACCGTAAAGAGATTTCTTCAGCAAGCACACCTTCTCTTCCATCCCTGGCTGTATGAATCCTTCAGGTTGTTGCATGTGTATTTCTTCATCAAGATTACCATGAAGAAATGCTGTCTTCACATCAAGTTGATCCAATTCTAAATTTTGAATTGCAGTGATAGCCAATATAATTCTTATAGAAGTGTGTTTGACAACAGGAGAAAACACTTCATGATAATCTATCCCTTCAACTTGagaaatgttggggttttatgccctaattaaaacccaaattctttgtaatctcattttattatcaataaaagaatataaatcattttttgacttggtcaatcactttgctcacatgttttattttcatgattatttgtttaatataaacttctattaaatcccgagcatatagctaatcttatttatagtgacgtaatcacagtggaatataaatatgattatatgttcaaaataagttaatcctaagattagttagtgcaccggatttacactgacttgccaatctacgatatgatctacttacacattacagtgttatgttctttccagaacattagcaaagtagataagatcggatgtatatgttacatctgacatgaccgatattgacagttgataagataagtaaacatgccgttattatctattctagtcatatcatatagttgaccataggtcaattcaatctcaattctgagtggttaatattctaactgattgtattatttgagttctttgacttgttcgttaccagcttaccctacggactagcccatacttacatcttgggaactcggtagtataattgagtgggagtgttaatcatagatatgaacatctatagcttctgatgaagaagtgaaacaatggtttccttttagtttggttcaaggtgttaaatgatagagatctcatttcagtaattaaattagtttactgaaatatcatttacaaggaactaagtgttttaaggataaaatacaataaggggtaaaactgtatttaagtcctatctcattgtagaccgtctatagaggattgagtgacaattatggttgtaacaatggataattaatagcgtatctatatttgttatagaacgttctatgaattcaagagtgcaattccgagtctatagtggagtcacgagtaattaataagttagtaaatttatttgttagatttatgataaattattggagcttgatttcataggcccatggtccccattgtaccttggataaaatcatctagatagtctcaattaattgatttaattatcaattcgaattatcaaagttgaccaggtcaattttggatagtttcacagagttgtgtaattttgagaagaaaagagaaattatggcagatttattaattaagataaattggtatctaaattaataaataaatttaaatcaaggttcaaattataaataattaatttgataaatgatttaaataattatttaattaattaaatcaatagaaaataatacaggccttgattttaagtccaatgggcttataatcaaatgggaaatttcaagggcctatagcccatgataatttcgacctagggcttcaaaatggctgttattttattgattttttaattaaattaaatggcctaattgagtctataaaaggagtgcttagagagaagatttcaacgacggcagataagtcacaagtcagattttctgatagttttatattctctctaaacacaagtccttttctaagccactttgttattttctcttcttctctctatatctatctcatgtgttgagaatttcccacactattctaggtggttctaaggatacattggaagatcgtgaagaaaatagaagatcggttcagtttcttgataatactctgcgacagaaaggatacaagagttagagaaactgaaggaaggactcttaattccgctgcgtatactgtaagtattatattatttgtttatctttgaattcaattttagaaacatgttttaggctatctcgtattaatttgtttaatattagatatacatgaaaataaataaagatcttgtataagctttttccaacaagaAAAGCCTTTTGCCACCAACCTTGCCTTGAATCGAGGTATTTCAACTCCTTCAATCCCTGGTTTTCTCTTGTaaacccatttgcaccctattacTCTTTTGTTCTTAGGTTTATCCACCAGAATCCATGTCTCATTCTTGGATAAAGACTCCATCTCTTCTTTCATAGCCTTATTCCATTTACTCCATTCAGCACTATTCTTGGCCTCCTTGTAGCAAATAGGCTCATGTAGCTCTAGTAAATCAACTACACTAAAGGCAAAAGCAGTAATATCAGCATGTGCAAATCTCTCAGGAGGTCTGATCTGTCTCCTTGCTCTATCTCTAGCCAAGAGATAATCTGAAGCTTGAGTATCTCTGCCATCAGCTTCAGTGCCATCTGCATCACTTCCAGATGCATCTCCAAGTTCACTCTCCTGAACTCCACCTTGATTCTCATTTTGTGATGTTTCTCTCAATTCAATCTGCATAGTATCTTTCTGCTCAGCTTGTTTAGAGCTGGCTTGATCACTAAATTTCATGTTAGTTTTATAAAAGCAGTGCTCATTGAATATAACATCACGACTGATAATGCATTTTTTCTCATCTATTAACCAAAGTTTATAACCCTTGACACCACTTGGATAACCAAGAAACAGACCTTTCATAGACCTAGGATTCAACCTCCCCTGACTAATATGAACATAACCTATACAACCAAAAGGTTTCAGGTGACTGTAACTTGGTTTATGACCGGACCAAACATGTTCAGGAACCTTACAATCTAATGTAGATGAAGGTGACCTATTAATGAGGTAGCAAGCAGTAGCAGCTGCCTCTGCCCAAAATGTTTTTGGCAAACCTGAATCAGCTAGCATGCATCTAACCTTATTCATGATTGTTCTGTTCATTCTCTCAGCAAGACCATTTTGCTGAGGGGTGTTCCTAACTGTATGGTGCCTAACAATGCCATTTTCAGTGCAATAAGAATCAAACTCAGCATTACAGAATTCCAAACCATTGTCAGTTCTAAGTTTCTTAACTTTCTTCATGGTTTGATTTTCTACCATAATTTTCCATTCTCTAAACCTTCCAAAAGCCTCATCCTTAGTTCTAAGAAAATAGATCCACACTTTCCTAGAATAGTCATCAATAATAGAAAGGAAATATTGAGCTTTACCGAGAGATAATGGAACTTGGGATGAACCCCATAAGTCAGAATGAATGTATTCCAATATTCCTTTGGTTTTATGAGTTGAACTTGCAAATTTCAACCTGTGAGCTTTTCCTACTACACAAGTCTCACAAAACTGTAAGTCTGAAATATATTTAGAGTTCAAGAAACCTTGCTTACCAAGTTCTACCATTCCTTTGTGACTCATGTGCCCAAGTCGTTTGTGCCATAATTCTGTGGTATTAGGTTCTGTAGTTGAATCTCCAGCAGACCCAGTTGAAACTCCAGCAGACCCAGTTATGGTCTTTCCTTGTAGAATGTAAATTCCTTGTCTTAGCTCACCTCtcataaacaccattgtacctttGGATACTCTCAAGACTCCACCTTCAGCTTTGTAGCTATATCCTTTGGAATCTAAAACACCAAGAGACAACAAATTTCTTTTTAGTTTAGGTATAAATCTAACATTAGAAAGTACCTTTATGGTGCCATCTCTCAATTTGATCTTGATAGAACCAATTCCTTGAATTCTGCATGTGCTGTTATTTCCCATCAACACTTGCCCTGTACTTTCTTCTTTTAGATCAAAGAACCAATCTTTTCTTGGTGACATGTGAAATGTACACCCAGAATCCATAACCAATTCATCCTTAGGATCACTGGTTGACACAGTCAGAACATCAGCTTCCATAAATCCATCTGTGACATGAGCTTCATCTTTGTTGTCTTGCTTTTGTCCTTCATTTCTTCTCTGTGGGCAGTTTCATCTGAAGTGACCTTCTTGGTTACAAATCCAGGAAGTTTTCCTTGGTTTTGACTTGGATCTTGATCTCCCTCTGCTTTTTCCATTTCTATGGTTGTTGCCATCTTTTCTTTCAGATCTTCCTCTCACATTTAGACCTTCGGCTTGAGATCTTGACACCTTAACATTAGCTTTCAGATCTAATTCCTTTGAGTATGCAGCACCAATCACTTCTTGCAGTGACAATGTATCTTTACCATACTTCAAAGTGTCCCTCAGATTATCATAGGCCTTTGGGAGTGAGTTCAATAGAAAGATTGCTTgatc
The genomic region above belongs to Humulus lupulus chromosome 1, drHumLupu1.1, whole genome shotgun sequence and contains:
- the LOC133788591 gene encoding dirigent protein 23-like, whose protein sequence is MAKHSVVVMVLVIVLISTMVIDVLEAATKDDHDDEKVTNLQFYFHDIVSGKTPTAVRVAKAADTEKSPASFGALVMADDPLTETPDPKSKLVGRAQGLYGSAGQQELGLVMAMSFAFTEGEYNGSSISILGRNAALNPVREMPVVGETGIFRLARGYAIAKTHWFNATSGDAIVEYNVTVVHYRRRKELMF